The genomic interval AGAGATCAGGGGTACCTACGCCGGAATGGCGCATCCCGTTACGATTAACTATTTGAAGGAATTAGGTATTACAGCTGTTGAACTGATGCCTGTACACCATTTTGTGGCAGACAGGCACCTGGTAGATAAAGGGCTGACCAATTACTGGGGATATAACACCATCGGTTTCTTTGCACCTGATGCCCGGTATGCTGCAAGTGGTGTACTGGGGCAACAGGTAACTGAATTCAAACAACTGGTGAAAGTCCTGCACCAGGCAGGTATAGAGGTGATCCTGGATGTAGTATATAATCATACAGGTGAAGGCAATCACCTGGGGCCTACGCTGTCCTTCCGGGGAATTGACAATGCATCTTACTACCGGCTTACGGACGACAAGCGCTTCTACATGGACTATACCGGTACTGGTAATACATTGAATGCCTATCTGCCCAATGTATTAAGGTTAATGATGGATAGCCTGCGCTACTGGATACTGGAAATGCATGTGGATGGTTTCCGCTTCGACCTGGCATCTGCGCTGGCACGCGAGCTGCATGAAGTGAACCGCCTGAGTGCTTTCTTTGATATCATTTACCAGGACCCCGTTATCTCGCAGGTAAAACTGATAGCGGAACCCTGGGATATTGGCGAAGGCGGTTACCAGGTCGGTAAGTTCCCGCCGGGATGGGCAGAATGGAATGGTAAATACAGGGACTGCATCCGCGATTACTGGCGAGGCGCTGACAGTATGCTGGGAGAGTTTGCGGAAAGGTTTACCGGCAGCTCAGACCTGTACAAGAATGACTATCGCAGCCCGACGGCCAGCATCAACTTTGTAACAGCCCATGATGGATTTACATTGCATGACCTGGTTTCCTACAATGAAAAGCATAATGAGGCAAACCAGGACAATAATACGGATGGTGAAGACCATAACCGCTCCTGGAATTGCGGGGCAGAAGGCCCTACTGATGATGAAGCAGTACTGGCACTGAGACGCCGCCAGCAACGTAATTTCTTTGCTACCCTGCTGCTGTCGCAGGGTGTTCCTATGATCCTCGCCGGAGATGAACTGGGTCGTACCCAGCGGGGCAACAATAATGGTTATTGCCAGGATAATGAGCTGTCCTGGGTTAACTGGCAGGAGGTCGACCATGACCTGCTCCAGTTCACCCGTCAGCTGATAGCCCTGCGGAAAGCACATCCTGCATTCTGCCGGAGACGCTGGTTCCAGGGGCAGCCTATTAAGGGGATCGGCCTGGAAGATATTGCCTGGTTCCTGCCGGACGGTTCTGAAATGTCAGACGAGCACTGGAGCCATGATTTTGCAAAGTC from Chitinophaga filiformis carries:
- the glgX gene encoding glycogen debranching protein GlgX, encoding MNQTVVYPGSPYPLGATWDGKGVNFALYADNATGVELCLFNTTADEVEAVKIKIRERSYQVWHCYLPDVKPGQLYGYRVHGPYEPQNGHRFNPKKLLIDPYAKAIAGTINWSDALFGYKMNDPEEDLSFSDVDSVPFIPKCVVIDDYFDWEGDKPPRIAYNESIIYEAHVKGFTKQHPDIPEEIRGTYAGMAHPVTINYLKELGITAVELMPVHHFVADRHLVDKGLTNYWGYNTIGFFAPDARYAASGVLGQQVTEFKQLVKVLHQAGIEVILDVVYNHTGEGNHLGPTLSFRGIDNASYYRLTDDKRFYMDYTGTGNTLNAYLPNVLRLMMDSLRYWILEMHVDGFRFDLASALARELHEVNRLSAFFDIIYQDPVISQVKLIAEPWDIGEGGYQVGKFPPGWAEWNGKYRDCIRDYWRGADSMLGEFAERFTGSSDLYKNDYRSPTASINFVTAHDGFTLHDLVSYNEKHNEANQDNNTDGEDHNRSWNCGAEGPTDDEAVLALRRRQQRNFFATLLLSQGVPMILAGDELGRTQRGNNNGYCQDNELSWVNWQEVDHDLLQFTRQLIALRKAHPAFCRRRWFQGQPIKGIGLEDIAWFLPDGSEMSDEHWSHDFAKSMAVFFNGKGLHASGAKGEQIVDDSFYIIFNAHYEPLDFRLPHEKYGRDWTKMLDTKDMHVTAGEETYCGDGVIKVDARSVVVLRHKLMH